The Parachlamydia acanthamoebae genome includes a window with the following:
- a CDS encoding collagen-like protein, with amino-acid sequence MKLAKILNKGMGILAICSTLCLNLPTNLHGVEYATPYDCEFRDEAQNPANVPPQFMHNPESQSTGCEYPCCPQPDPCCRSSSRWQIISSIILGAAAGAIAGYASGNGRRGSRGSDGIPGAQGDPGAQGPAGATGPSGGPPGPTGPAGATGSQGPVGAQGPAGSQGLIGPQGPQGIAGNTGATGPAGPTGPTGPAGAAGAIGATGATGATGATGATGATGANPFTPDVGASLTFNFNMTLGLGLFSVGPTPYVVTPDGTVLTALPFDPTIIILQNRQIVVNNPVFGNYTMGVQTAPALLNVSLSLQNNVVAFRPPASTITVAVPLAITLGALAPATQFAAEYDYGPAGTVPQ; translated from the coding sequence GTGAAATTAGCCAAAATATTAAACAAGGGAATGGGGATATTAGCCATATGCTCTACACTTTGTTTAAATCTACCAACAAATCTTCATGGAGTTGAATACGCAACCCCGTACGATTGCGAATTTCGAGATGAAGCTCAAAATCCGGCGAATGTGCCGCCTCAATTTATGCATAATCCGGAATCTCAATCCACTGGATGTGAATATCCTTGTTGTCCTCAACCCGATCCTTGCTGCAGAAGTTCTTCTCGGTGGCAAATCATTAGTAGTATCATTTTAGGTGCCGCTGCAGGTGCAATTGCTGGGTATGCTTCAGGAAATGGAAGAAGGGGGAGCAGAGGTTCTGACGGAATTCCAGGGGCGCAGGGTGATCCTGGGGCACAAGGCCCAGCTGGAGCAACAGGTCCATCAGGCGGGCCCCCGGGACCGACAGGACCAGCCGGTGCCACAGGGTCTCAAGGGCCTGTAGGAGCACAAGGACCCGCAGGATCACAAGGATTGATTGGGCCTCAGGGACCTCAAGGGATTGCCGGTAACACAGGCGCGACAGGACCAGCTGGACCGACAGGGCCAACTGGACCTGCTGGAGCAGCGGGCGCTATTGGGGCGACAGGAGCTACCGGAGCAACAGGTGCGACTGGGGCAACGGGTGCTACAGGAGCGAATCCCTTTACACCGGATGTTGGAGCAAGCTTAACCTTTAACTTCAACATGACACTTGGATTAGGTTTATTTAGTGTTGGACCAACTCCCTACGTGGTGACACCAGATGGTACGGTATTGACTGCACTACCATTTGATCCGACCATCATTATTTTGCAAAACAGACAGATTGTCGTGAACAATCCAGTGTTTGGAAACTACACAATGGGTGTGCAAACAGCACCGGCGTTGTTAAACGTGAGCTTGAGCTTACAGAATAACGTTGTGGCCTTTAGACCGCCGGCATCAACAATCACTGTTGCAGTTCCCTTGGCGATTACTCTAGGTGCATTGGCGCCTGCAACACAATTTGCTGCCGAATATGATTATGGACCAGCGGGAACAGTTCCCCAATAA
- a CDS encoding TolC family protein has translation MTKAYICLIALFHCFFMPLYGDEKCILNLTIENAINLAWERNQNVLDAYAKLESAELGVELHEKEFGLKVFRRGDIGYVGGGKTGSGATIGGGIDLVKKFPFGTEITISPSLMKAAHKYDSLFRACISQPLFRAFNYDYFLSPLHSSQFSVRTATRSLLLTQINIMIQIIQSLYEVVKQEKMLVLDTESYERLKKFTDATRVKESIGLSDALDVYRAEIELRHAQDQKEQSRERLQDAKDRVRELLFLDCDQEFEANVSLEYSPVDISIDEAIKTALNKRLELEQAHDYVCESKRMAKIAKINLTPDFNFLVDYSSSARDEILTRTYSGKRESKWGIGLTTSTANFDNFHEKNAYEQSQMNVDNAKRNFFMVKNNLILEIKRMMRALDRTLDRIASQEKQIKNFQGEYHLAKAKFEHRMANNFDVIQAEKSTRMAQNGLISSIIEHIIEEYRLLAAMGVLIDREETCR, from the coding sequence ATGACCAAAGCTTACATCTGCTTAATCGCGCTCTTTCATTGCTTCTTTATGCCTTTATATGGAGACGAAAAGTGCATTTTAAATTTAACGATTGAAAATGCAATTAACTTAGCCTGGGAGAGAAATCAAAATGTTTTAGATGCTTACGCCAAATTAGAATCGGCGGAACTAGGTGTTGAACTGCACGAAAAGGAGTTCGGCTTAAAAGTTTTTCGACGTGGAGATATTGGCTATGTAGGGGGAGGTAAAACAGGATCTGGCGCGACCATCGGGGGAGGAATCGATCTTGTTAAAAAATTCCCCTTTGGAACTGAAATCACCATTTCTCCATCTCTTATGAAGGCTGCTCATAAATATGACTCTCTCTTCCGCGCATGTATCTCTCAGCCTCTCTTTAGAGCTTTTAATTACGATTACTTTTTATCTCCTCTGCATTCATCCCAGTTTTCTGTACGCACAGCAACCCGTTCCTTGCTTCTGACACAAATCAATATCATGATTCAAATTATCCAGTCACTCTATGAAGTGGTTAAACAAGAAAAAATGTTGGTGCTGGATACGGAATCTTATGAACGTTTAAAAAAATTTACCGATGCCACACGTGTTAAAGAATCCATTGGATTGTCTGACGCGCTCGATGTCTATCGCGCCGAAATTGAACTCCGACATGCTCAAGATCAAAAAGAACAATCCAGAGAACGTTTACAAGATGCTAAAGATCGTGTCAGAGAACTTCTGTTTTTGGATTGCGATCAAGAATTTGAAGCCAACGTCTCTCTCGAATACTCTCCAGTTGATATCTCAATCGATGAAGCCATTAAAACAGCTTTAAATAAGCGTCTAGAACTCGAGCAAGCACATGATTATGTCTGCGAAAGCAAACGAATGGCAAAAATAGCCAAAATCAATCTAACTCCAGACTTTAATTTTTTAGTCGATTACAGCTCTTCTGCTCGAGATGAGATTTTAACACGTACATATTCAGGAAAAAGGGAAAGCAAATGGGGGATTGGATTGACCACTTCCACAGCAAACTTTGACAATTTCCATGAGAAAAATGCCTACGAACAAAGTCAAATGAATGTCGATAATGCCAAACGTAATTTTTTTATGGTTAAAAATAATCTAATCCTAGAAATCAAAAGAATGATGCGAGCACTGGACCGTACGCTAGATCGGATAGCCTCCCAAGAAAAACAAATTAAAAACTTTCAAGGAGAATATCATCTAGCTAAAGCAAAGTTTGAACATCGAATGGCCAACAACTTTGATGTTATTCAAGCCGAAAAATCAACACGTATGGCACAAAACGGTTTGATCAGTTCCATTATCGAACACATTATAGAAGAATATCGACTCCTTGCAGCAATGGGGGTTTTAATTGATAGAGAAGAGACATGTCGATGA
- a CDS encoding efflux RND transporter periplasmic adaptor subunit translates to MSMKKVLFGLVKWSFFVGGLATWIYFLSLQEHPYPPKSNLPEMMTYEVKKRSFAVNVETTGELEAAQSTLIASAVRGDLGKIIYLIADGTSVPANKLLVKLDATPFEETIEDLEQQVKEQESKILGLKHKLAWDISAAEHDQKMATLEEDTAHLEIKKIIEGDGPLEKARLQGLVQKAAIKYEEMQGYANDLESLEQQGFLNPSEKRQAEKKLNEEKEAYENARMQYESYVNHVLPMQIMKAEAALKRARSTAEEAARSTAYNIQTTQFTLAQAEQQLTHLHESLENARKELKHTEILSPYEGMVVHREDFRQGQRRKPRVGDNVLKNQPIMDLPDLNSMLVKTRIREIDLHKVSIGKQATISIDSYPNLFFSGKVHAIGVLALTDITKMGDEKYFDVTIALDKNDSRLRPGMTAHVTIHSDQIDNALTIPIYALFEMEKQHYCYLSSEDEYLCHPISVGKANQQWVEILDGLKENDVICLSEPPSYTKTEEPL, encoded by the coding sequence ATGTCGATGAAAAAAGTCTTGTTTGGATTAGTCAAGTGGAGCTTTTTTGTAGGGGGCTTAGCGACTTGGATCTATTTTCTTTCCCTTCAAGAGCATCCCTATCCTCCTAAATCTAATCTTCCAGAAATGATGACTTATGAAGTCAAAAAAAGAAGTTTTGCAGTGAATGTTGAAACCACTGGCGAGCTAGAGGCTGCTCAATCCACCTTAATCGCCTCCGCTGTCAGAGGGGATTTAGGAAAAATCATCTATTTAATTGCCGACGGAACAAGTGTCCCTGCAAATAAATTGCTGGTCAAGCTCGATGCCACACCTTTCGAAGAAACTATTGAAGACCTCGAACAGCAAGTTAAAGAGCAGGAAAGCAAAATTCTTGGCCTGAAGCATAAGCTAGCATGGGATATTTCCGCAGCCGAACATGATCAAAAAATGGCTACCCTCGAAGAAGACACGGCTCATTTAGAAATTAAAAAGATTATTGAAGGAGATGGTCCCCTTGAAAAGGCAAGACTGCAAGGACTTGTCCAAAAAGCGGCCATCAAATACGAAGAGATGCAAGGGTATGCCAATGATCTAGAATCTCTTGAGCAACAAGGTTTTCTAAACCCTAGCGAAAAAAGGCAGGCAGAAAAAAAACTGAATGAAGAGAAGGAAGCCTACGAAAATGCACGCATGCAGTACGAAAGCTATGTTAATCACGTGCTCCCCATGCAAATCATGAAAGCAGAAGCCGCCTTAAAACGGGCGCGCTCAACGGCCGAAGAAGCAGCACGTTCAACAGCTTATAATATCCAAACGACCCAATTCACTCTCGCCCAAGCTGAACAGCAGCTCACACACCTGCATGAGTCTCTAGAAAATGCTCGCAAAGAACTCAAACATACCGAAATTCTCTCCCCTTATGAAGGAATGGTTGTACATCGAGAAGACTTTAGACAAGGACAACGACGTAAACCACGTGTGGGAGACAATGTTTTAAAAAATCAGCCTATTATGGACCTCCCCGACCTTAATTCGATGCTCGTTAAAACGCGCATCCGTGAAATCGATTTACATAAGGTAAGCATCGGTAAACAGGCAACCATCAGTATTGACTCTTATCCCAATCTTTTCTTCTCCGGAAAAGTACATGCAATTGGGGTCCTCGCTTTAACAGATATCACCAAAATGGGTGATGAAAAATACTTTGATGTTACCATCGCGCTCGATAAAAATGACTCTCGCTTAAGACCCGGAATGACGGCTCACGTCACCATCCACTCAGATCAGATCGACAATGCCTTAACCATTCCAATCTATGCCCTCTTTGAAATGGAAAAACAACATTATTGCTATCTCTCGTCAGAAGACGAGTATCTTTGCCACCCCATTTCAGTGGGGAAAGCCAATCAACAATGGGTAGAAATCTTAGATGGATTGAAAGAGAATGATGTGATTTGTCTAAGTGAACCTCCCTCTTATACCAAAACCGAAGAGCCATTATGA
- a CDS encoding ABC transporter ATP-binding protein has product MTKPFAILKEIDKKFVMGDTEIHALKNVSLELHIGTLTAIMGPSGSGKSTLMNILGCLDPPTKGEYFLMDQNVAHLSDITLSTIRATQIGFVFQSFNLISQLSVYDNVALPFLYQPHPKEVKERVLYAIDKVGLSHRLTHRPNQLSGGEMQRTAIARAFAINPTFILADEPTGNLDTETGNSILTLFEDLNQQGVTILIITHDPSVSTHCQRTIKMRDGQIIHDQ; this is encoded by the coding sequence ATGACAAAACCTTTTGCCATTCTGAAAGAGATTGATAAAAAGTTTGTCATGGGTGACACAGAGATCCATGCTTTAAAAAATGTGTCTTTAGAGCTACATATCGGCACTTTGACCGCAATTATGGGACCGTCTGGTTCGGGCAAATCCACCCTAATGAATATTTTGGGTTGTCTCGATCCACCAACGAAAGGCGAATATTTTTTAATGGATCAAAATGTCGCGCACTTGAGTGACATCACCCTTTCGACCATTCGGGCAACCCAGATTGGCTTTGTTTTTCAGTCATTTAATTTAATTTCTCAGTTAAGCGTCTATGATAACGTAGCGCTGCCTTTTTTATATCAACCACATCCGAAAGAGGTCAAAGAGCGCGTTTTATATGCAATTGACAAAGTCGGCCTTTCCCATCGTCTGACACACCGTCCCAATCAGCTTTCTGGGGGTGAAATGCAGCGCACAGCTATTGCGCGTGCTTTTGCGATTAACCCAACCTTTATCTTGGCAGATGAACCTACAGGAAACCTCGATACGGAAACAGGCAATTCCATCCTCACCCTTTTTGAAGATCTCAATCAACAAGGGGTCACCATTTTAATCATTACGCACGATCCGAGTGTCAGTACACACTGTCAAAGAACAATCAAAATGCGGGACGGACAAATCATCCATGATCAATGA
- a CDS encoding ABC transporter permease: MINDIKQGIRSLLLQRLRTFLSALGIFFGVAALIAMLAIGEGAKQETLRQIEQLGMNHIILRQTDLTEAQQQERQKQYVKGLTLMDAQIISNLSCISANACFKVLKGNLQIENQAFTPEILAVSPSFFELKGLDVNRGRLLCPLDQQQKQHVCILGYDVAKELGKKGHVSQNISIDHISFKIVGILDHKHWIPGKTNVMTSRNLNRIIYVPLGIDKTLPRKTWLHDDALTEIAFQVKSNQDINQTAKTIHHILNRTHKGIEDYQVVIPQELQHQANRTQMTFNIVLGSVAAISLLVGGIGIMNIMLANVTERTREIGIRRAVGANQYHIAKQFLVESLLLTLSGVFLGILGALALTELITYYAEWESLITLWSVLLAVSMATLVGLCSALYPAVKAARMNPINALRHF, translated from the coding sequence ATGATCAATGACATTAAGCAAGGAATCCGTTCCCTCCTCTTACAACGTTTACGCACATTTTTAAGTGCCTTAGGAATTTTTTTTGGTGTCGCTGCTCTCATTGCCATGCTGGCAATTGGGGAAGGCGCAAAACAAGAAACATTGCGGCAAATTGAACAGCTTGGGATGAATCACATTATCTTGCGCCAAACCGACTTAACAGAAGCACAACAGCAGGAAAGGCAAAAGCAATATGTGAAAGGCTTAACACTCATGGACGCCCAGATCATTTCCAACCTCTCCTGCATCTCTGCAAACGCCTGTTTTAAAGTCCTCAAGGGAAATTTGCAAATTGAAAACCAAGCTTTTACACCCGAAATTTTAGCCGTAAGCCCTTCTTTTTTTGAACTCAAAGGCCTCGACGTTAACCGAGGACGCTTACTTTGCCCTTTGGACCAGCAACAAAAACAGCATGTTTGCATTTTAGGCTATGATGTGGCTAAAGAATTGGGAAAAAAAGGGCACGTTTCTCAAAACATTTCGATCGATCATATTTCGTTTAAAATTGTGGGGATCCTAGACCACAAGCACTGGATTCCTGGAAAAACGAACGTGATGACTTCACGCAATTTAAATCGAATTATCTATGTCCCACTGGGCATTGATAAAACGCTTCCGCGTAAAACTTGGTTACACGATGATGCCCTTACAGAGATCGCTTTTCAGGTAAAAAGTAATCAAGATATCAACCAAACGGCCAAAACGATTCACCATATCTTAAATCGCACCCATAAAGGAATTGAGGATTATCAAGTCGTGATCCCCCAAGAGCTTCAGCATCAAGCTAATCGCACACAAATGACATTCAATATTGTTCTTGGGAGTGTTGCGGCGATTTCTCTTCTCGTCGGGGGGATTGGAATTATGAATATCATGTTAGCAAACGTCACAGAAAGAACCAGAGAGATCGGAATTCGTCGAGCTGTTGGAGCGAATCAGTACCATATTGCGAAGCAATTTTTAGTGGAATCTCTGCTTTTAACTCTTTCTGGAGTTTTTTTAGGAATTTTGGGTGCTCTTGCTCTCACAGAACTGATTACCTATTATGCAGAATGGGAATCCTTGATCACCCTTTGGTCTGTCTTGCTAGCCGTTAGCATGGCAACTCTTGTGGGTTTATGCTCTGCACTTTATCCTGCTGTTAAGGCGGCTCGTATGAATCCGATTAATGCTTTGCGCCATTTCTAG
- a CDS encoding competence protein CoiA has protein sequence MQLFAFNLHNQLVAAVHAEKHCDYICLECQKAVRLRGGRHRQKHYYHLQINQACSLHRKSMEHIQVQTYLYRLLPENDCVLECPFPTVSRIADVVWKSKKLIFEVQCSPITQEEMQNRCQDYRSCGYEIIWILHEKTFNRWKLCAAEVFLQDQTHYFTNMNKEGKGMIYDCYASIERGVRKKRMKPVEVQLNLPTLLNESGKNLPQFLKKRLETWHLHFEGDLVTRFFNQAYDFQEIISIEQKNETKPLTWIQAAKYALYFCIMRPYRLVFQLFLEKHSN, from the coding sequence ATGCAACTTTTTGCGTTCAATCTTCACAATCAATTAGTAGCCGCGGTTCATGCTGAAAAACATTGCGATTATATTTGTTTGGAATGTCAAAAGGCCGTTCGATTAAGAGGTGGCCGTCACAGACAGAAGCATTACTATCATTTGCAAATCAATCAAGCCTGCTCTTTGCATCGCAAAAGCATGGAGCATATCCAGGTTCAAACCTACCTTTATCGCTTACTTCCCGAAAATGATTGTGTGCTTGAATGTCCTTTTCCTACCGTTTCTCGCATCGCGGATGTGGTTTGGAAATCTAAAAAATTGATTTTCGAAGTGCAATGTTCACCCATTACACAAGAAGAGATGCAAAATCGATGCCAGGATTATCGAAGTTGCGGTTATGAGATTATTTGGATTTTGCATGAGAAAACCTTCAATCGGTGGAAGTTATGTGCTGCAGAAGTTTTTTTACAGGATCAAACCCATTATTTTACCAACATGAATAAGGAAGGGAAGGGGATGATTTATGACTGCTATGCCTCGATTGAAAGGGGGGTACGAAAAAAGCGGATGAAACCAGTGGAAGTCCAGCTGAATTTGCCTACTTTACTCAACGAATCCGGAAAAAATCTTCCCCAATTCTTGAAAAAGCGTTTGGAAACGTGGCATTTACATTTCGAAGGAGATCTTGTAACCCGATTTTTTAATCAAGCTTATGATTTTCAAGAAATCATCTCAATCGAACAAAAAAATGAGACGAAACCGCTAACGTGGATTCAGGCCGCGAAATATGCACTATACTTCTGTATAATGCGCCCTTATCGTTTAGTTTTTCAGCTTTTCTTAGAAAAACATTCCAACTAG
- a CDS encoding RNA polymerase sigma factor, whose translation MSKVNFSQTFSQHHQQKVDELVSLAKEQGYITYEEINEILPMTFDNADQIDQVLIFLSGMDVQVLNQAEVERQKEKKKEAKEMEGLPKRSEGSPDDPVRMYLKEMGSVPLLSREEEVEISKRIEKAQIQIERIIMRFRYSTAEAISIASYLIQGKERFDKCITEKEVVNKQEFLHLLPKLCDLLKDEDAILEQLLLKPLSETLEEDIEKCRIRTQAYLRRLHCRHNVIEDFGEVILRAYDRFLALEKDINELKPRAERNKYAAAKLNAAKRKLKKRELAAGRSLEDFKKDVRMLQRWMDKSQEAKREMVESNLRLVISIAKKYTNRGLSFLDLIQEGNMGLMKAVEKFEYRRGYKFSTYATWWIRQAVTRAIADQARTIRIPVHMIETINKVLRGAKKLMMETGREPSPEELANELGITAERVREIYKIAQHPISLQAEVGDGGESQFGDFLEDTGADSPAEATGYSILKDKMNEVLATLTDRERKVLIQRFGLLDGKPKTLEEVGVEFNVTRERIRQIEAKALRKMRHPTRSKQLKAFLDLLDVE comes from the coding sequence ATGAGCAAAGTAAATTTTTCACAAACATTCTCCCAGCATCACCAACAAAAAGTTGATGAACTTGTCTCGCTTGCAAAAGAACAGGGATACATCACCTACGAGGAAATTAACGAAATCCTCCCAATGACTTTTGACAACGCAGATCAAATTGACCAAGTCCTGATTTTCTTAAGCGGGATGGATGTTCAAGTTCTGAATCAAGCGGAAGTCGAGAGGCAAAAAGAGAAGAAGAAAGAAGCCAAAGAAATGGAAGGGCTTCCTAAGCGATCTGAAGGTTCCCCGGACGATCCTGTTAGAATGTATTTAAAAGAAATGGGATCTGTTCCTCTCCTCAGCAGAGAAGAAGAAGTGGAGATTTCCAAACGGATCGAAAAAGCGCAAATTCAAATCGAACGAATCATCATGCGTTTCCGCTATTCCACAGCCGAAGCCATTTCGATTGCCTCTTACCTTATTCAAGGAAAAGAGCGCTTTGATAAATGCATTACAGAAAAAGAAGTGGTCAATAAGCAAGAATTTTTGCACCTCCTTCCAAAGCTTTGTGATCTTTTAAAAGATGAAGATGCCATTCTAGAACAGCTTTTACTGAAGCCACTCTCAGAAACATTGGAAGAAGACATTGAAAAATGCCGAATCCGCACACAAGCCTATTTACGTAGACTCCACTGTCGACATAACGTCATTGAAGACTTTGGTGAAGTGATTTTACGGGCTTACGACCGTTTCTTAGCCCTTGAAAAAGATATCAATGAGCTTAAACCACGTGCTGAGCGTAATAAATATGCCGCTGCAAAATTGAATGCAGCCAAGCGCAAGCTCAAAAAACGGGAATTAGCGGCGGGACGTTCTTTAGAAGATTTCAAAAAAGATGTGCGCATGCTTCAACGTTGGATGGATAAAAGCCAAGAAGCAAAAAGAGAAATGGTTGAATCCAACCTGCGCTTAGTCATTTCGATCGCCAAGAAATACACAAACCGCGGCCTATCCTTCCTTGATTTAATTCAAGAAGGCAATATGGGTCTGATGAAAGCGGTTGAAAAGTTTGAATATCGTCGCGGTTACAAATTTTCAACTTATGCGACTTGGTGGATTCGACAAGCCGTTACACGTGCCATCGCAGACCAAGCAAGAACAATCCGTATTCCGGTGCACATGATCGAGACGATCAATAAGGTCTTGCGCGGCGCAAAGAAACTAATGATGGAAACTGGTCGTGAACCAAGCCCTGAAGAACTCGCTAATGAACTTGGCATTACAGCTGAACGTGTACGTGAAATCTACAAAATTGCCCAACATCCGATCTCGCTACAAGCTGAAGTAGGTGATGGCGGTGAAAGCCAATTTGGGGACTTTCTAGAAGATACAGGAGCAGACTCACCCGCGGAAGCAACTGGCTATTCCATTTTAAAAGACAAAATGAATGAAGTATTAGCCACATTGACTGATCGCGAACGCAAAGTTTTAATTCAACGTTTTGGCCTTTTAGATGGCAAACCCAAGACTTTGGAAGAAGTGGGCGTTGAATTTAATGTAACCCGTGAACGTATTCGTCAAATTGAGGCTAAAGCCCTGCGAAAAATGCGCCACCCAACGCGTTCTAAACAATTGAAAGCGTTCCTAGATTTGTTAGATGTCGAATAA
- a CDS encoding ATP-dependent DNA helicase, protein MSSRKLDIEQALSLLKKEGLLARSVKGFEVREPQIKMMENILQAYNQGEIALIEAGTGTGKSMAYLIPAILWSLQNKERTLISTHTITLQEQLLLKDIPTLVKALGVEIHAVLVKGMSNYLCLRKLEEARQEFRLLPDQESQELEQIEAWAEQTTDGSRSSLHFVPSSTTWEKVCAESDTCNHMACPHYKDCHFIKARREANEAQLLIANHNMLFADLLFRSENEHFDDPALLPTYHRIVIDEAHHIEDIATDFFAARVSQIGILRVMARLTAEKQGKVHGKLPLLKEKIQECCKKNATHEVNSLLNRLQIDLPALRKDLLKFIVDAFHIFGSFVQTLQSPYASQDQDWKENKLRLLPFHVTHPDWNQKILPHVKLTLEEAQRYTTALSSLEMDLKALDNDQLNEQTKGIRFDIAALSQRLSLFTKALESFTSSEFSPSKVRWIEIQSTRMIPSIQLVHADLDVSQALVDYLFKPFSTIVLCSATLTTNNRFDFIRKRLGLTAEALASRSIKEEIYGSPFNYKEQAMLVVPVDLPEPAHPKYQEQACEKIWQALQSSRGNAFVLFTSYTHLKTCYQILQKRLEDNRFRLFKQGDDNRQSLLQKFKAADRAVLFGTDSFWEGVDVIGEDLRCVIIVKLPFRVPNEPLIQARAEAISARGGDPFGEYALPQAIMKFKQGFGRLIRDKNDRGCVVCLDSRLVSKSYGSSFINSLPPCQVLLTQSEHVQMKLDEFYKRTYHFVKNKQ, encoded by the coding sequence ATGTCTTCCCGCAAACTAGATATCGAACAAGCCCTTTCTCTTTTAAAAAAAGAGGGTTTGCTAGCCCGTAGCGTCAAAGGTTTTGAGGTACGTGAACCTCAAATCAAAATGATGGAAAATATCCTCCAAGCCTACAATCAAGGGGAAATTGCACTCATTGAAGCGGGAACAGGTACGGGAAAAAGCATGGCTTATCTGATCCCAGCTATTTTGTGGTCACTTCAGAATAAAGAACGCACCCTGATTTCTACACACACAATTACTCTGCAAGAACAACTCCTTTTGAAAGACATCCCGACTCTTGTCAAAGCATTGGGTGTTGAAATCCATGCTGTCTTGGTTAAAGGAATGAGCAACTATTTATGTTTAAGAAAATTAGAAGAAGCTCGCCAGGAATTTCGTCTACTACCCGACCAGGAAAGCCAAGAACTTGAACAAATCGAGGCCTGGGCAGAACAAACAACTGATGGTTCTCGATCTAGCCTACATTTTGTCCCCTCGTCTACCACATGGGAAAAGGTTTGCGCAGAAAGCGACACGTGCAATCACATGGCCTGCCCTCACTATAAAGACTGCCATTTTATTAAAGCTAGACGAGAAGCTAATGAAGCTCAATTGTTAATTGCCAACCACAATATGCTTTTTGCAGATCTTCTCTTTAGAAGTGAGAATGAGCACTTTGATGATCCTGCATTGCTTCCCACCTACCATCGGATCGTCATCGATGAAGCCCATCATATTGAGGATATTGCTACAGACTTTTTTGCCGCACGTGTTTCACAGATTGGCATTCTACGCGTCATGGCCCGACTCACAGCTGAAAAACAAGGGAAAGTGCATGGTAAATTACCACTGCTAAAAGAAAAGATCCAAGAATGCTGCAAAAAAAATGCCACGCATGAGGTCAATTCCCTTTTAAATCGGCTTCAAATTGATTTGCCTGCGCTCCGAAAAGATTTGCTGAAATTTATTGTCGACGCTTTTCATATCTTTGGTTCTTTTGTGCAAACGCTCCAATCTCCTTACGCTTCCCAAGATCAAGACTGGAAAGAAAATAAGCTACGCCTTCTCCCCTTCCATGTCACGCACCCAGACTGGAATCAAAAAATTCTACCGCATGTTAAACTCACGCTAGAAGAAGCTCAACGCTATACTACAGCTCTTTCAAGTCTGGAAATGGATTTAAAAGCTTTAGATAACGATCAGCTAAATGAACAAACCAAGGGGATTCGATTCGACATTGCCGCATTATCGCAACGCCTCTCCCTCTTCACAAAAGCCCTAGAATCCTTTACCTCTTCAGAATTTTCTCCCTCAAAGGTTCGTTGGATTGAAATTCAATCGACGAGAATGATTCCATCCATTCAACTTGTACATGCCGATTTAGATGTTTCTCAAGCACTTGTAGATTATTTGTTCAAACCTTTTTCGACCATTGTTTTATGCAGCGCTACATTAACGACCAATAATCGCTTTGATTTTATCCGTAAGCGCCTTGGCCTCACAGCCGAGGCTCTGGCCAGTCGATCCATTAAAGAAGAAATCTATGGATCTCCTTTTAACTACAAAGAACAAGCCATGCTGGTTGTACCTGTGGATTTGCCAGAACCTGCCCATCCTAAGTACCAAGAACAAGCCTGTGAAAAAATTTGGCAAGCCCTTCAATCAAGCCGAGGAAATGCCTTTGTTTTATTCACTTCTTATACACACCTAAAAACATGCTATCAGATACTGCAAAAAAGATTAGAAGACAATCGCTTTCGCTTATTTAAACAGGGTGATGACAATCGTCAATCCCTACTGCAGAAATTTAAAGCTGCCGATCGAGCTGTTTTATTTGGAACCGATTCTTTTTGGGAAGGTGTGGATGTGATCGGCGAAGACTTGCGCTGTGTCATCATCGTGAAATTACCATTCAGAGTACCCAATGAGCCATTGATTCAAGCAAGAGCCGAAGCTATTTCAGCGCGCGGAGGTGATCCTTTTGGAGAGTATGCCCTTCCTCAAGCGATTATGAAGTTCAAGCAAGGTTTTGGAAGGCTGATTCGGGATAAAAATGATCGCGGGTGTGTGGTTTGCCTAGATTCTCGGTTAGTATCAAAATCTTATGGTTCTTCATTTATCAATAGCTTGCCTCCATGCCAGGTATTGCTCACACAAAGTGAGCATGTACAAATGAAGCTGGATGAGTTCTATAAAAGAACCTACCATTTTGTAAAAAACAAGCAGTAA